From the genome of Nitrospirae bacterium YQR-1, one region includes:
- the ruvC gene encoding crossover junction endodeoxyribonuclease RuvC, which translates to MAQATVIGIDPGSVHCGYGVLQTEGTSLRLICTGRISPPAKNPLPQRLKFIFEKLREIISDTHPGEMAIEKVFNARNFISALHLGHARAVAMLCASLDGLTVSEYSALEIKKAVSGYGKADKNQVLHMVKAILNIKYDIAFDSSDALAVAICHMNSLKLKGL; encoded by the coding sequence ATGGCGCAGGCAACCGTAATCGGCATTGACCCAGGAAGTGTGCATTGTGGCTATGGCGTTTTACAAACTGAGGGAACCTCACTGCGCCTGATATGCACAGGGCGGATTTCCCCTCCGGCTAAAAACCCGCTGCCCCAACGTTTAAAATTCATTTTTGAAAAATTAAGAGAAATCATAAGCGACACTCACCCCGGTGAAATGGCTATCGAGAAGGTTTTTAATGCAAGGAATTTTATATCAGCCCTGCACCTGGGCCATGCCAGAGCTGTGGCCATGCTCTGCGCCTCTTTAGACGGATTAACCGTGTCTGAGTACTCCGCCCTTGAAATAAAAAAGGCGGTAAGCGGCTACGGTAAGGCTGATAAAAATCAGGTGCTTCATATGGTTAAAGCCATTTTAAACATAAAATACGATATTGCATTTGACAGCTCAGACGCTCTGGCTGTTGCCATTTGCCACATGAATTCTTTGAAGTTAAAGGGGCTTTAA
- a CDS encoding TIGR02757 family protein, whose protein sequence is MSLKELLDGFYDSFDFKGRVLNDPIEFPMMYKTHADIEVSGLIAASLSYGKVTLFKPVIRLILQKMGKTPAEFLLNFDVKTHKDLFSGISYRFNRNEDVLALLFVISEILKNYGSVRNLFVSNFTGGIYGSIHGFVQYAQRVDTEPVYGSGKKSDGFLQFFPDPAKGSACKRVNMYLRWMVRSGDIDFGLWPEIPASALVIPLDTHISKVARCLGLTKRKSNDWKAAVEITQALCGLNPQDPLRYDFALCHHGISGSCKAIRQADACNNCSLNSVREGQSPSHY, encoded by the coding sequence ATGAGTCTTAAAGAGCTTCTTGACGGGTTTTATGATTCTTTTGATTTTAAAGGAAGGGTTTTAAACGACCCAATTGAGTTTCCTATGATGTATAAAACCCATGCTGATATTGAAGTCTCCGGCCTCATAGCGGCCTCTTTAAGCTACGGCAAGGTAACTCTGTTTAAGCCGGTAATACGGCTGATTCTTCAGAAAATGGGGAAGACTCCGGCGGAGTTTCTGTTAAATTTTGACGTTAAAACCCACAAAGACTTGTTTTCCGGCATTTCGTACAGATTTAACCGTAATGAGGATGTGTTGGCTCTGTTATTTGTTATCAGCGAAATATTAAAAAACTATGGCTCTGTAAGGAATCTTTTTGTGAGTAATTTTACAGGCGGTATTTATGGTTCAATACACGGTTTTGTTCAATACGCGCAAAGAGTGGATACGGAGCCGGTTTACGGTAGTGGTAAAAAATCGGATGGTTTTCTGCAATTTTTCCCTGACCCTGCTAAGGGAAGCGCTTGTAAGAGAGTTAATATGTATCTGAGGTGGATGGTGCGCAGCGGAGATATTGATTTTGGACTGTGGCCTGAGATACCGGCATCAGCTCTTGTGATTCCACTTGATACGCATATATCAAAGGTGGCACGCTGCCTTGGACTTACAAAGAGAAAAAGTAATGACTGGAAAGCCGCTGTTGAGATAACTCAGGCGCTCTGTGGTCTTAATCCGCAGGATCCGTTAAGATACGACTTTGCCCTCTGCCACCACGGCATCTCAGGCTCATGTAAGGCAATACGGCAAGCCGATGCCTGCAATAATTGTTCCCTTAATTCAGTAAGGGAAGGACAAAGCCCTTCCCATTACTAA
- a CDS encoding D-sedoheptulose 7-phosphate isomerase — MTIKETIQKCVKDSIDVKERFFSENMDRIEEVAKAIAGAFSNGRKILLFGNGGSATDASHIAAEFVNRFKCERPGLPAIALNTDMAVITSIGNDYDFSEVFARQMKSLSQEGDIAVAISTSGGSKNVLKAVDVANKKKVIVIAFTGEKGVKLAEKSTHPFVVPSTDTARIQETHITLAHVLCQLVEEILFQFPTKKSKH, encoded by the coding sequence ATGACGATAAAGGAAACAATCCAGAAGTGTGTAAAAGACAGCATTGATGTCAAGGAGAGGTTTTTCTCGGAAAATATGGACAGAATAGAAGAGGTAGCTAAGGCCATAGCAGGTGCGTTTTCCAACGGCAGGAAGATACTGCTGTTTGGTAACGGCGGCTCGGCAACGGATGCCTCTCATATAGCGGCGGAGTTTGTCAACCGGTTTAAGTGCGAACGTCCCGGGTTGCCTGCCATAGCGCTTAATACCGACATGGCTGTGATAACCTCCATAGGAAATGATTACGATTTTTCGGAGGTCTTTGCCCGGCAGATGAAAAGCCTCTCACAGGAGGGTGACATCGCAGTTGCTATAAGCACAAGCGGCGGCTCTAAAAACGTACTTAAAGCCGTGGATGTGGCGAACAAGAAGAAAGTAATCGTTATAGCCTTTACCGGTGAAAAAGGAGTTAAATTAGCGGAAAAATCCACACATCCGTTTGTTGTGCCCTCAACCGACACGGCACGCATTCAGGAAACTCACATCACGCTGGCTCACGTGCTATGCCAGCTTGTTGAGGAGATTTTGTTTCAATTTCCAACTAAAAAATCCAAACATTAA
- a CDS encoding sulfurtransferase TusA family protein produces the protein MGDLRAEEPTEVLDVLGRVCPYPLVLTKKKMEKMEKDTLLKVLCDAPASAEDSIPKYAEKQGFGFDSVKVEDKGHWELYIKKTK, from the coding sequence ATGGGTGATTTAAGAGCGGAGGAGCCCACTGAGGTCCTGGATGTTTTAGGAAGGGTGTGCCCCTATCCCTTGGTATTAACCAAGAAAAAAATGGAAAAAATGGAAAAAGACACACTTCTTAAAGTTCTCTGTGACGCCCCGGCCTCTGCCGAGGACTCCATTCCAAAATATGCTGAAAAACAGGGCTTTGGGTTTGACTCCGTTAAGGTCGAGGATAAAGGCCACTGGGAACTGTACATTAAAAAAACCAAATAG
- a CDS encoding DsrE family protein: protein MSKLTIGCFSSLVGSMTLDFAVKLAEAAREKGHDVDMWLSGNGTMLSKKGQRTFKDYSSLEKTMTDLVAGGMTVVACEACAEARGYHKEDLIDKFGRKSMDWYLASCYNADRVLHIGGE, encoded by the coding sequence ATGAGCAAATTAACTATAGGATGTTTTTCATCCCTGGTGGGTTCCATGACTTTGGATTTTGCTGTGAAGCTTGCCGAGGCGGCCAGAGAAAAAGGCCACGATGTTGATATGTGGCTTTCGGGCAACGGCACTATGCTTTCAAAGAAGGGGCAGCGCACTTTTAAGGATTATTCATCACTTGAGAAAACCATGACCGATCTGGTTGCCGGTGGAATGACTGTTGTTGCCTGCGAGGCTTGTGCCGAGGCCAGGGGGTACCATAAAGAAGACCTTATTGACAAATTTGGCAGAAAAAGCATGGACTGGTATCTGGCAAGTTGTTATAATGCCGACCGGGTACTTCATATAGGAGGTGAGTAG
- the lpxC gene encoding UDP-3-O-acyl-N-acetylglucosamine deacetylase yields the protein MRYQRTIKREVAFEGVGLHTGVYCRASVYPASEDHGIVFHRPCKNASFFANLGTVTDTVFATTIGNERAQIRTVEHILAVLSALSIDNVTIEVEGPEIPILDGSAIELVNLLTNAGIKKQKKKMPYIKILKPVVFEDRNSSVTVYPYDGRKISFRLFFPNHFLGEQFFSLDLNEDTFIRDIAPARTFGFLKDEEYFRLHGLAKGVSLQNAVIFSDSDVINETGLRFANECVRHKILDSIGDFALSGFPILGHIVADKSGHTSNIKFLSTLLSSHDCWEVVTEQVEESAYPVFSLSYT from the coding sequence ATGAGATATCAGAGAACGATAAAGAGAGAAGTGGCATTTGAGGGTGTGGGGTTGCACACAGGTGTTTATTGCAGGGCAAGTGTGTATCCGGCCTCCGAAGACCATGGAATAGTTTTTCACCGGCCTTGTAAAAACGCTTCTTTTTTTGCAAACTTAGGGACGGTGACTGATACGGTATTTGCCACTACCATAGGTAACGAAAGAGCACAGATCAGGACAGTTGAGCATATTCTGGCCGTCCTTTCCGCTCTTTCAATTGATAATGTAACAATAGAGGTCGAGGGTCCTGAAATCCCGATTTTAGATGGAAGCGCAATTGAGCTTGTAAACCTTCTGACGAATGCCGGTATTAAAAAACAAAAAAAGAAAATGCCGTATATCAAGATACTAAAACCGGTTGTATTTGAAGACAGAAACTCCTCAGTTACCGTCTATCCTTATGACGGCAGGAAGATATCATTCAGATTGTTTTTCCCCAATCATTTTCTGGGCGAGCAGTTTTTTTCTCTTGATCTTAATGAGGACACCTTTATAAGGGACATAGCTCCGGCAAGGACTTTTGGGTTTTTAAAGGATGAGGAGTATTTCCGCCTGCACGGTCTTGCAAAGGGTGTGTCGCTACAAAATGCTGTGATATTCAGCGACAGTGATGTTATTAATGAGACAGGGCTGAGATTTGCAAACGAATGTGTAAGACATAAAATACTTGACAGTATAGGCGACTTTGCCCTTTCCGGTTTTCCCATATTGGGGCATATCGTAGCGGATAAGTCCGGACACACGTCGAATATAAAGTTTCTCAGTACGCTGCTTTCCTCTCATGATTGTTGGGAAGTTGTAACCGAACAGGTTGAAGAGTCCGCATATCCCGTCTTTAGCTTAAGCTATACATAA
- a CDS encoding DsrE family protein, translating into MSAIKKITFIVDKLPYKGESSRLALTHCIASQTVEIHLEEDENVEPVLAFVGNGVLNCLKNQDANTYGVSTLESHIKNALLTDIKVLICEEDIKRLGLTEDTLIMDAEDLGADMTTQIVPFSEIMAEMESSVHLMYF; encoded by the coding sequence ATGTCGGCGATTAAGAAGATAACTTTCATTGTTGATAAATTGCCGTATAAGGGTGAAAGTTCAAGGCTGGCCCTCACCCATTGCATAGCAAGCCAAACCGTGGAGATACATCTTGAGGAGGACGAAAACGTTGAACCTGTGCTGGCCTTTGTCGGAAACGGCGTTTTAAATTGTTTAAAAAACCAAGACGCCAATACATATGGCGTCTCCACACTGGAATCTCACATTAAAAACGCTCTGCTTACCGATATCAAGGTGCTGATTTGTGAGGAAGACATCAAAAGACTTGGCCTTACCGAGGACACCCTGATTATGGATGCCGAGGACCTGGGCGCCGATATGACCACCCAGATTGTCCCATTTAGCGAGATTATGGCTGAGATGGAATCATCTGTCCACTTAATGTATTTTTAA
- the argH gene encoding argininosuccinate lyase yields the protein MKKLWGGRFTEGVAKSVETFTESISFDKRLWPYDITGSTAHAKMLAKQGIITQRQAREIVTGLRKIAKQIAAGKFNFKVELEDIHMNIESALTDMYPGSGRKLHTARSRNDQVALDLRLYLRDEVQTIISRIVNFQHTLVDISEKHLSIIMPGYTHLQRAQPVLLAHHLMAYAEMFQRDKERLSDCLKRINTLPLGACAMSGTTLNIDRASVARELNFARISENSMDAVSDRDFVIEFISHCCIIMMHLSRMAEELILWNSKEFSFIEISDAYTTGSSIMPQKKNPDVAELIRGKTGRLYGSLMAILTVMKALPLTYNRDMQEDKISLFDACDTTAASLQIINEMFHHIKFNSDRLHETADSGFSLATDLAEYLVRKGVPFREAHEITGNIVKYCIENSKTMEKITLDVFKSFSNNIEEDVYECLELLAAVNNKNSYGGTSTAEVQRQIVRFKELLKTKGKSLKRKK from the coding sequence ATGAAAAAATTGTGGGGCGGCAGGTTTACGGAAGGTGTGGCAAAAAGCGTGGAGACTTTTACAGAATCTATATCTTTTGACAAACGCCTTTGGCCTTACGACATAACGGGAAGCACGGCACATGCAAAAATGCTTGCCAAGCAGGGTATCATAACTCAACGGCAAGCAAGGGAGATTGTCACCGGATTAAGAAAAATAGCAAAACAGATAGCAGCCGGCAAGTTTAATTTTAAAGTTGAACTTGAGGACATCCACATGAATATAGAGAGTGCCCTTACGGATATGTACCCAGGCTCCGGCAGGAAGCTCCACACCGCCCGCTCCCGCAACGATCAGGTTGCCCTTGACCTGAGGCTTTATCTCAGAGATGAGGTTCAAACAATTATTTCAAGAATCGTAAACTTTCAACACACGCTGGTGGATATTTCAGAGAAACATCTAAGCATTATAATGCCCGGCTACACGCATCTCCAGCGGGCGCAGCCTGTCTTGCTTGCGCACCATCTGATGGCTTATGCGGAGATGTTTCAGCGTGATAAGGAGAGATTAAGCGATTGCCTGAAACGTATCAACACGTTGCCTCTGGGCGCTTGTGCCATGTCGGGGACAACTTTAAATATTGACAGAGCCTCTGTGGCAAGGGAGTTGAATTTTGCCCGTATTTCAGAAAATAGCATGGATGCAGTATCAGACAGGGACTTTGTGATTGAGTTTATTTCACACTGCTGCATCATAATGATGCACTTAAGCCGTATGGCGGAGGAGCTGATTTTATGGAACTCTAAGGAGTTTTCCTTCATAGAGATATCAGATGCCTACACCACGGGCTCAAGCATAATGCCGCAGAAAAAGAATCCTGATGTGGCTGAGTTGATTCGTGGTAAGACAGGGCGTCTCTATGGCTCCCTTATGGCAATACTAACCGTAATGAAGGCGCTCCCACTTACATATAACCGTGACATGCAGGAGGATAAGATTTCGCTCTTTGACGCCTGTGACACCACAGCAGCGTCACTTCAGATAATTAATGAAATGTTTCACCATATAAAATTTAACTCAGACAGACTTCACGAAACTGCGGACTCAGGGTTTTCCCTTGCCACCGATTTGGCTGAATATTTAGTGAGAAAGGGAGTACCTTTCAGAGAGGCGCATGAAATTACCGGTAATATTGTAAAATACTGCATAGAAAACAGCAAAACCATGGAAAAAATCACTCTTGACGTTTTTAAGTCATTTTCCAATAATATAGAAGAGGATGTTTATGAGTGTCTGGAGTTACTGGCCGCCGTCAATAATAAGAACTCATATGGGGGTACTTCCACTGCTGAGGTACAAAGGCAAATTGTAAGGTTTAAGGAATTGCTGAAAACTAAGGGGAAGAGCCTGAAAAGGAAGAAATAG
- the tusB gene encoding sulfurtransferase complex subunit TusB, producing MKLGVFVSEYGTKNDTLERLKTDFLGIVLVQNGVYNAVVSENGQSSPVLGKGTKIYALSEDLQVRGFDPSKVTSGVTVVDYSGLVDLIFNDFEKLIWL from the coding sequence ATGAAGTTAGGGGTATTTGTCAGTGAATATGGCACAAAGAACGATACCCTCGAAAGGCTGAAAACGGATTTTCTGGGAATAGTGCTGGTGCAAAACGGAGTCTATAATGCTGTGGTTAGTGAAAACGGGCAGAGCTCACCGGTTCTTGGGAAAGGTACGAAAATATATGCTCTTTCGGAGGATTTGCAGGTAAGAGGATTTGATCCATCAAAGGTCACATCCGGTGTAACGGTCGTGGATTACAGCGGGCTTGTGGATTTAATTTTTAACGATTTTGAAAAATTAATCTGGCTATAG